Within Paralichthys olivaceus isolate ysfri-2021 chromosome 14, ASM2471397v2, whole genome shotgun sequence, the genomic segment TGATTCAGTGCTTTAATTCTGTGATTTTATGCATGCAGCCTGTCTGAGTGCAACATGCACATACGGACCTCCACGGTGCCACAGTCACACTCCTCTCCAGGCTCCAGGAAGGCGTTCCCACACACTGGCCCTCCGTGGATGCGATTGGTGGAGGGGGTGTCCAGCAGACAGGCCGGGTTCACCTCCTGCAGGAACTGGcggagctgctgctgactgcagctgctgaacaGCTTAGGATACACAAGTCTGGAGGaagaacaagaggagaggaggtaaaTATTAGAAGAATAGAAGAAGAGGTAGATGTGAGGGGGTCTAAGTGCAGGTGAGAAACGGAGCTTACCCAACGCTCTCAGACATGATGCAGTCTCTTTTAGTTACTGAGGATCCACAGACACAGTTTTCAGTGTCATGGGACAAACCCAGATTGTGACCCATCTCATGGGCAATAGTAGAAGCCACTCCAATTGGGTTAGTGTTATGGTCCTGTGTGTACAGCAGAAAAATGTgaagtgacaaaataaaataaaaaacatacaaatataaagGGAATTAACATTAACATCGCATGATTCCCTTTCATTTCCCTCTGATTTCTATAGAAAAATGAGATTCACCTCATTGACAGCTCCAGATTTAGACGTGCACATTGCGTTGGTGTTTGCCAAGCCGACAGTGGACCCATCAAAATCCACACCTCTGAATGAAGAAGAGTTAAATGTTATTAGACCCCAGCTCTGACAGGTTCTATTAAAGGGGAGTTTAAAATCCGCTTACGTGATGAACTGTGCGTTGTCGTGCGCGGTCCTCGGCAGCAGACTCTTCTGACGCCACTCGAGGAATCGGCCAAGGGTGACCTCGGGGTTGGTGCTGACCTCTATCTGATCTTTGTACGACCAGATATCTACGCCGACCAGCATGACGCGGACACCCACGGGGCGATACAGCTAAACACACGATGATAAAAGCAAATGAATCATCAGGTAAATGGCTGATATCAGTATTTTTGGGGTGAAGCTGTAAATCACTGAGCGACTGATGCTGTCATACAGGGAGACACATTTGGGTCTGACGCCGTCATTCACGTGGGCCCTTCTCTTTCAGAGTACGCAAAGAGGATTGTGTGATATGTGTGAAAATTTTCAGCTTGGGTGTGAAGATTCACAGTCAAAGTTAGATTTTCACAGCGAGGGAACTTCTCATTCCCTTTTATTGGTCGACATCCAGTCAGTAAAGACCAGATAGTCTAAGGACACATTTCTGCATTGATTTGAATCCACAGTGAAAAGTCTGATGTGACACGTGGTTGTTGCTGCTTGTGGGAGAAAAATGAGTCTTGTCTGCATCCAAGGCAAATAAACTACATGACCAAGGTGGAATGCTCCATTAAGTCCAGAGGATAAATTATGTGAAATTACATAAAATTAAGCTTTTATACTCATTTGAACTTCAGTGTGGTCTTATTTTATATTCCTGGATCATTTTCTCCCAACATCagaggttgtttttctttgctgttcAAACAAAACAGCGTTGAATCATTTTAAGTGACAGAcgaagagagaaacaaacttaCCTTGTCCACATGGTTTGCTATTTCAAGCATCCTGGTCTGTACTGTCCTCTTAGTGTCAAACTTCttatactaaaaaaaaaaaaatgtttttttttttacttataaaGTCTCagatataaaacacaaacattccaCATCTTGGGGGAAAAGTGAATTACAGATAATTATGATTAAATGTgctgtgacagacagaaatCAAACCTCAGTGTGGTCGGCCACAAGAACCAGCTCCACTGTTCGGGGTTTTACTGCATGGTCTTTAGTCTGGGCTCCGACTTTCTGAATAACACAAGACATTAACAATATTaaacattagtgtgtgtgtgtgtgtttagttagACCCAGGTTATTGTTTCATGATGATTCATAAAGCCCACTAATCTAATGTAATGAGTTTGGTGTTACTGATAATGTATAGAAGCAAcaaaaaatacagtgaaaatCGTACAGAATAATTTTGATGCATACAAATATGGCATTAAGTAAATATGAACATGATATTTGCATTTTGAAACTAACTTTTCCAATAAAACTTtgcaaaatattaaaatcaatgTATCATGTCTCTCTTCCTTGTTTCCCCGATGTCTGGTCTTTTTCAATCTTAGTTTGTTTGACTTAAATGAAAACTAATGTAAAGTGGATTTTTCAAATTACTTTCAATCATCTTTTAGTTCTCATGTAGTTAGAATTTTAAAATATCCCCAGGAAAGTTTGTTAAATTCAAAATCTGATGCAGATACAGAATTATCAGGAAGTCAAAATGCGCCTCGTGATAATGATGAGGAGCTACTCTGAACAGTAGTGTTTTATTGCATGAAAGTTTCCCTATATAATAGGAatccattttttaatttaaaagaataTTATGTCTTTtagagtttttttaaatgaatattgcCTTTTAATATTTGTGATTCCTTAAATTATGAccagtcttttttattttgctgcccTTGTAAAGCACCTGGTAACTTAGATTTTGAAAAGTgcttgtaaataaataaattatataatcgAAGAACACAGAAAGTATTGGATATCAACAGTCGTATAATGTGTAGGTTTCCAACCCTGGTGTatccatgtgtctgtgttgtgtgtctgtgtctttaccAGACTGCTGAGCTGGAACAGTCCAGACGGACGAGCTCCGTGATCATAGTAAGTGGTTGTGTTTCCATGGGAACAggagctcctcttcctcctcaggtgTTTGTAGTTGTAAACAGCGTGAAGACCCTCGCTGCTGTAAGTTTCAGAGCTTTGTTTGTGCCACTGTCCCGCCTCAGGACCGGCCAGAGGCTCGATCAGGTACATCTGGTCCTGGAGAAGCACAAACCCCCTGCAGAGCCAAACAGGAGTTTCAGAGTGGACAAACACATGATCCTTTTCCTTTGCATATGTAATTCTCCACCAGTTAAACTAATCATGtggctgcctttgtttttactttcCACACCTTTTGACACTAGCATGTCTTTTATATTAGCAGCGGAAGGCGGCTTCAACTAAAGAAGTAGGATTGGGTTACATGTTTACATGGGGTCTTAATGGTCTGCATGAGGGAGCGAATGGATGCTGCGGGACTGATCGTCTCTTCCGATTGGACACGGCTGGTCATGAGTCACAGCAGGAGACTTACAATCCCCAATCATCATGGGTCTAATTCAATTTGGCGCTCAATTTAGAGAAACAATAACCTTTTGTAATTAGAGAAATAAATCTACATGCAGCATCACTCACTTCATTCCAGAGCACAGTCCCACGCTGGCAGACGAGTCCTCCACCCCCACAATGTGTCCGTGGTAGTAGCAGTGAACCTGGATAGACAGACGTCATTTCAGAACGAGAGATTTCTCTCacgcctttttttctttgtctgacaAATATCGCAAGCACAGTGTGGAAATGTGGTCTGAAGATATAatcaactgtgtgtttgtgtaatggtCAGAGGAAGTGACCTTATATGTCAATTCCTGTTCTGGGTAAAAATCAAGAATGACAGCATGTGATGTCATCTTTCATAATGAGGAACTTTGTTGTTGAGAAACTAACAAAAGCTTTAAAATGTCTCAAGACATCTGAGGAAAAGACTCTGTGTCTTACATATATAACATGATGACTAAAACCCCACTGGGCTTGGGTTTGCATGTGACAGAGGATATCCTGTACTTAATGCAATAAAGCCTGTATGCTCTGTGTAGTAGGATAATCATTTGATGCTGTATGAGTCTGAGTCACCCACATCACTGCATTTATTCTGCAATTTCAGCAAGgaaagggaaaataaatgtcTAATTACCAGGTTTAGGTTTACTGTGTatgcattaaaaaaactcaTAATTTAAAGTTTGGAATAAAACAGACATCTCCTTGTGATAAACTCAACTAATATAAGATATAGTTCATTATAAAGCAGGTTGATAGTGTGAATGTTTGTTATATTGTGATGAAAGTGTTCAAAGGTACATACCCCAAGATCTGGAATAGTTGTGACTTGTGCACCCTGATCAGAATAGTGTGTCACAGAAAAGTTTTTCCCGATTAGATCTCTGGAAAGAAAAGATTTGTCTCATTATATCATTGACATATCGATCAAGTTAGAGCAGTATGTGTCGAGCAGCACAGTAAAGAAGATCTCACTTGTTCCTTTCCAGATGCAGAGTGTAGTTCTGCCCTGCGAGTGTCAATGAGTACCGGAGTTCATCAGGGTATgtctacactcacacacacagcaagagagagagtcTTCCGTGAGATTAAACACAATACAgtgtagagtagagagagagagagagtgtgtgtgtgtgttacctgatgtgtagcagcatcactggtgagTGATGAATCCTTCAGCCTCTGAGGTGTCACAGTTTGGTACTTCATCACATGAGGTAGAGTTGTCCTTACACTGCCCGCTGTTACTCCTGGAAGTAAAGTGATATTTCagtaaaggaagaaagaaagagacaaggaaagagagagaaggaaagaaagagagaagggaagaaagagagaaggaaagaaagagagaaagaaagatacGATGGAGGAGTCGTACCccatgaggagaggagaattCCTAACAGATATCCAATATGAAGCATGTTGCTTTGTCGAACGGACTGTGTCATTGTGTGCTTTGCAGTCTGAGGTTAAAACTGAgactcctctgctctcctcctctccgcccctctctctctctctctctctctctccctccctccctctctctctctctctgtctgtacaaTGTCCTGTACAATCAGAGACTGGCAAACCATATGAGTCACTGTGAAAACTTCACCTCAGAGTAAAAACCAACAGAATAGTAAATGTTGCACTTTATTGAAAGTAAAAAGTAATAATTCCCACTGGTGGATATGAGGttaatccttttttaaaaacacaactgagaCCTGTTTTCTTTCCAAACATGACTTTCTGATCGGAGCTTTTCTCATTATCAGTTGTTTCTAATCTATATGACCCAATCACATGTTTTCCCATCTCAATTTCATCAGGAACATAAATGAAGGGGAACCCCCTCATTAACTAAATATCCAGAGCAAGGGATCACGTGGCTCTGAACTTACAGCTGAGCCTACGAGGACTCTTTGTGGACTCTGGTGCCCCCTGCTGTCTAAACGGTGGAGCAGTCAGACCATTTATGTTCACACATGTCCATTAGAAACCACACAACATTTAGATTGTGTTGTGAATGCAGCGCG encodes:
- the adam8a gene encoding disintegrin and metalloproteinase domain-containing protein 8a, which translates into the protein MTQSVRQSNMLHIGYLLGILLSSWGVTAGSVRTTLPHVMKYQTVTPQRLKDSSLTSDAATHQTYPDELRYSLTLAGQNYTLHLERNKDLIGKNFSVTHYSDQGAQVTTIPDLGVHCYYHGHIVGVEDSSASVGLCSGMKGFVLLQDQMYLIEPLAGPEAGQWHKQSSETYSSEGLHAVYNYKHLRRKRSSCSHGNTTTYYDHGARPSGLFQLSSLKVGAQTKDHAVKPRTVELVLVADHTEYKKFDTKRTVQTRMLEIANHVDKLYRPVGVRVMLVGVDIWSYKDQIEVSTNPEVTLGRFLEWRQKSLLPRTAHDNAQFITGVDFDGSTVGLANTNAMCTSKSGAVNEDHNTNPIGVASTIAHEMGHNLGLSHDTENCVCGSSVTKRDCIMSESVGLVYPKLFSSCSQQQLRQFLQEVNPACLLDTPSTNRIHGGPVCGNAFLEPGEECDCGTVEECKNACCNATTCKLNAGAQCAQGACCHNCQLKPTGSVCRPKAGDCDLAEYCTGFSDSCPTDAYTQNGLSCNRGKGYCYNGQCPSQQEHCKRLWGPDAEVAANACFYLHGNCRKTLFSQRCSSRDQSCGTLFCRGGWEFPVTSRKSFYKVGNGEICNEATINLEDNYPADLGMVPTGTKCGINMVCYNQRCQDITNVKAYGTNDCSAKCNNRGVCNHESKCHCDPGWAPPFCNVQQSELPEETGMLVILVLLVVGALLLGVLVIGILMCCVRKRRPAKRCLQSTSGQSNPVFRSSSTRDSPRLGKTLISQPTFVESSATQPCKPLFSANARPHTGALKPSRAAPEPPKAVPAVPQPSKLQKVVRPSMQPLSASTKPNCTEVKPPPPPSRPLPPLATKSITKPKPPMPPVKPKPSSVLSPLPHTQLLAGRAALMPPSRPR